One window of Mixophyes fleayi isolate aMixFle1 chromosome 3, aMixFle1.hap1, whole genome shotgun sequence genomic DNA carries:
- the LOC142143924 gene encoding uncharacterized protein LOC142143924 — MAGVGPLPSSARPSGSPPSPARRFSGRLRVPPARASAEGYGGVSGGRRTGSDGRHFRSRSAHAAVSPVAGGLVIPGQRASRRDRWSSGGSIAAGGPPPAAGRVQQSRGQRVHGGNVRAGGHPGPEVGRPPSLQLSRVPAADSSSTGIVGASSVIRGSRSSLGPVRVQNAEADRASAGSAAHRVHSRGNSVVRGEASVAPVGSGVRGIPVGRGGSCHSVSGEHRGQVRGSSGSQVMGRSPGQRSWSGHRRGTHGSDERRESHDGGVPVSESLGAENYREVSGWELGQGVSSDHGREHRATSRGSQSQASGSNISFSAVAGEYEEERFVGAEQVGRHQAWSGDEGWTQGSETGSALADHRTPLRIWVLGHSYIHWARLHRAAKDTSLFKGAMVVQWIGRRGLRWSGFRHLLSSYVVVQGVPQVLVIHLGGNDIGGCKSVDLILRIQEDLAWVQASWPSLVICWSDIVPRMAWRAFPEGRVADGVRRKINSVVSRFLRSMGGWRIVHPSIRYQSPSLYRGDGVHLSDEGMVIFVRDIYVFLASEGFSMVAGRGS; from the exons ATGGCGGGTGTTGGTCCCCTTCCTTCCTCCGCTAGGCCCAGCGGTTCCCCTCCCTCACCTGCACGGAGATTCAGTGGCAGGCTGAGGGTTCCTCCTGCCCGGGCATCCGCCGAGGGTTATGGTGGCGTTAGCGGGGGTCgcagaaccggaagtgacggccgTCACTTCCGGTCGAGGTCAGCTCACGCGGCGGTTTCTCCGGTGGCTGGCGGGCTTGTTATCCCCGGGCAGAGAGCATCCAGAAGAGACAGGTGGTCCTCGGGGGGTAGTatagcggcggggggccctccaCCCGCTGCTGGTAGAGTTCAGCAGTCCCGCGGGCAGCGGGTTCATGGCGGCAATGTTAGGGCGGGCGGGCATCCTGGTCCTGAGGTGGGGCGACCCCCTTCTCTCCAATTATCCCGGGTTCCAGCGGCAGATAGCTCCTCAACGGGCATAGTGGGAGCCAGTTCAGTCATCAGGGGTAGCAGGAGCAGTTTGGGCCCGGTAAGGGTGCAGAATGCAGAGGCAGATCGTGCCTCAGCAGGTTCAGCGGCACATAGGGTTCATAGCAGGGGCAACAGTGTGGTTCGGGGGGAGGCATCAGTGGCCCCTGTGGGTTCTGGTGTTAGGGGCATCCCAGTGGGAAGAGGGGGGTCCTGTCACTCAGTCTCCGGGGAACATAGGGGTCAGGTGCGGGGTTCTTCGGGGTCTCAGGTCATGGGTAGGAGCCCAGGGCAACGGTCCTGGTCTGGGCATAGGAGAGGCACGCACGGCTCGGACGAGCGGCGCGAGTCACACGATGGGGGTGTTCCGGTGAGTGAGTCCCTGGGGGCGGAGAATTATAGGGAAGTGTCGGGCTGGGAGCTGGGTCAGGGGGTGAGTTCAGATCATGGCAGAGAGCATAGAGCAACGTCCCGTGGTTCCCAGTCTCAAGCTTCTGGTAGTAACATTTCTTTCTCAGCAGTGGCCGGTGAGTATGAGGAGGAGCGTTTCGTTGGAGCGGAGCAAGTCGGCCGTCACCAGGCATGGTCCGGGGACGAAGGCTGGACGCAGGGTTCTGAGACTGGTTCGGCGTTGGCAG ACCATCGGACCCCGCTGCGCATCTGGGTGCTGGGACACTCTTATATTCACTGGGCTCGATTGCACAGGGCAGCTAAGGATACTTCTCTGTTTAAGGGGGCAATGGTAGTGCAGTGGATAGGTCGTAGAGGTCTTAGATGGTCTGGTTTTCGGCATCTCCTGAGTAGTTATGTTGTCGTCCAAGGGGTACCCCAGGTCCTAGTTATTCATCTGGGTGGTAATGACATAGGAGGGTGCAAGTCGGTGGATTTGATTTTGCGTATCCAGGAGGATTTGGCTTGGGTGCAAGCATCGTGGCCTTCCCTTGTCATTTGCTGGTCGGATATTGTGCCAAGGATGGCTTGGCGTGCGTTCCCTGAAGGGCGTGTTGCTGATGGAGTAAGGAGGAAAATTAATTCGGTGGTTTCACGGTTTTTACGTTCCATGGGTGGTTGGCGGATTGTACACCCGAGTATTCGTTATCAGAGCCCCTCGCTATATAGGGGGGACGGAGTTCATTTGAGCGATGAAGGCATGGTTATTTTTGTTCGGGATATCTATGTGTTTTTAGCATCAGAAGGTTTTAGTATGGTGGCGGGCCGCGGATCCTAG